Proteins encoded by one window of Lathyrus oleraceus cultivar Zhongwan6 chromosome 1, CAAS_Psat_ZW6_1.0, whole genome shotgun sequence:
- the LOC127128324 gene encoding probable receptor-like protein kinase At5g24010 isoform X2 encodes MDAAKAVVSTHTPDYQKGGATREIAPDSVYMTAQEMNRDNQSILASQFNITWNFQVASIGVRHLVRLHFCDIVSPSLNLLYFDVYINRYSAYKDVDLSSLTFHMLASPVYVDFIVDSDDSGVIQISVGPSSLSSPIRTNAILNGAEIMKVVNVMDSSSHVAPRKRRLLEVLIGSIVGGVIFLLLVIAVFLVCRRRIKKKPKLKTVESVGWTPLRMFGGSSLSRMSEGTAYLSPGSYGHFGLKIAFADIQLATNNFDESLVIGSGGFGMVYKGVLRDNLKVAVKRGMPGSRQGLPEFQSEITILSNIRHRHLVSLVGFCEENSEMILVYEYVERGPLKDHLYGSEGLLQPLSWKKRLEICIGAARGLHYLHTGFTQGIIHRDIKSTNILLDENYVAKVADFGLSRSGPCIDETHVSTNVKGSFGYLDPEYFRRQQLTDKSDVYSFGVVLFEVLCVRPAVDPQLDREQVNLAEWALRWQKKGMLEHIIDPYLVGKIKGSSLKKFSETAEKCLSEYGVDRPSMGDVLWNLEHSLQLQESDQEVNVTYANSIGDSEVNVTSSRNPPSSIRLEGDYDNNYSDVSTTKVFSQLMTREAR; translated from the exons ATG GATGCAGCTAAGGCTGTAGTGAGCACTCACACACCGGATTATCAGAAAGGAGGCGCGACTCGGGAGATCGCGCCCGATAGTGTTTATATGACTGCTCAGGAAATGAATAGGGATAATCAGTCCATTTTAGCTTCACAATTCAACATAACATGGAATTTTCAAGTGGCTTCTATTGGTGTTCGACACTTGGTTCGGTTGCATTTTTGCGATATTGTTAGTCCTTCTCTTAATTTGCTGTACTTTGATGTGTATATTAATAGATATTCGGCGTATAAGGATGTTGATTTGTCGTCGCTTACTTTCCATATGCTCGCATCTCCGGTTTATGTCGATTTCATTGTTGATTCTGATGATTCGGGTGTTATTCAAATAAGTGTTGGCCCTTCTAGTCTTAGTAGTCCAATAAGGACAAATGCGATACTTAATGGCGCCGAGATAATGAAGGTTGTGAATGTTATGGATTCGAGTTCACATGTTGCTCCTAGGAAGAGAAGGTTGTTGGAAGTGTTGATTGGTTCGATTGTTGGAGGAGTTATTTTTTTACTTTTAGTTATAGCTGTTTTTCTAGTTTGTCGCAGACGCATAAAGAAGAAACCGAAACTAAAGACAGTTGAAAGTGTTGGATGGACGCCTTTACGCATGTTTGGAGGGAGTTCACTTAGCAGAATGTCGGAAGGGACGGCTTATCTGTCGCCCGGTTCATACGGACATTTCGGCTTGAAAATTGCTTTTGCTGATATACAATTAGCAACTAACAATTTCGATGAAAGTCTAGTTATAGGATCGGGTGGATTCGGTATGGTTTACAAAGGTGTTCTAAGAGACAATTTGAAGGTTGCTGTCAAAAGAGGCATGCCTGGATCAAGACAAGGTCTACCTGAATTCCAAAGTGAAATAACGATTTTATCCAATATTCGACATCGCCATCTTGTTTCTCTAGTTGGATTTTGCGAAGAGAATTCTGAAATGATACTTGTCTATGAGTATGTCGAAAGAGGGCCACTCAAAGATCATCTATATGGTTCAGAAGGACTGCTTCAACCTTTGTCGTGGAAGAAGCGTCTCGAGATATGCATCGGTGCTGCTCGAGGTCTACACTATCTTCACACCGGTTTCACACAAGGAATCATCCACCGCGACATTAAATCGACCAACATTTTACTCGacgaaaactatgttgctaagGTTGCTGATTTCGGTCTTTCGAGATCAGGACCTTGCATCGACGAAACACATGTGAGTACTAATGTGAAAGGTAGTTTCGGTTATCTTGATCCGGagtattttcgaaggcaacaaCTTACAGATAAATCAGATGTTTATTCGTTCGGCGTTGTTCTTTTCGAGGTTCTTTGTGTTAGACCCGCCGTTGATCCACAACTTGACAGGGAACAAGTGAACTTAGCAGAATGGGCTCTTCGATGGCAGAAAAAGGGTATGTTGGAGCATATTATTGATCCTTATCTTGTTGGTAAGATCAAAGGAAGCTCATTGAAGAAATTTTCTGAAACCGCGGAGAAATGTTTGTCCGAATACGGCGTTGATAGGCCGTCTATGGGGGATGTGTTATGGAATTTGGAGCATTCACTTCAACTTCAAGAAAGTGATCAAGAAGTGAATGTCACATATGCTAATAGCATTGGTGATTCAGAAGTGAATGTTACATCTTCTAGGAATCCTCCTAGCAGCATACGATTAGAGGGAGATTATGATAACAATTATTCTGATGTAAGTACTACCAAAGTTTTTTCTCAACTAATGACTAGGGAAGCGAGATAG
- the LOC127128324 gene encoding probable receptor-like protein kinase At5g24010 isoform X1 — protein MFMYCFFSSLFITFHYKIKSSVSNFSQPKTIRFSSMDTQNLILHFILLISIPFSFSSFIPVDNYLLNCGSNTNVTLFNRLFIGDDDFTNKGSILICSDKSVSLTNQNPPPNLSTLYQTARVFNKMGSYRFILKQNGTFFVRFHFSSFKAQGFDLKVANFSVLVSGKLILNSFNLTDSTNDAIVKEFILKVDSNLLEIVFIPVSDSGFGFVNGVEVFSAPGDFVVDYGARFVDPFGVREYKNLSYNVLETIHRINVGGVKLTPFNDTLWRTWIPDSDFLVFKDAAKAVVSTHTPDYQKGGATREIAPDSVYMTAQEMNRDNQSILASQFNITWNFQVASIGVRHLVRLHFCDIVSPSLNLLYFDVYINRYSAYKDVDLSSLTFHMLASPVYVDFIVDSDDSGVIQISVGPSSLSSPIRTNAILNGAEIMKVVNVMDSSSHVAPRKRRLLEVLIGSIVGGVIFLLLVIAVFLVCRRRIKKKPKLKTVESVGWTPLRMFGGSSLSRMSEGTAYLSPGSYGHFGLKIAFADIQLATNNFDESLVIGSGGFGMVYKGVLRDNLKVAVKRGMPGSRQGLPEFQSEITILSNIRHRHLVSLVGFCEENSEMILVYEYVERGPLKDHLYGSEGLLQPLSWKKRLEICIGAARGLHYLHTGFTQGIIHRDIKSTNILLDENYVAKVADFGLSRSGPCIDETHVSTNVKGSFGYLDPEYFRRQQLTDKSDVYSFGVVLFEVLCVRPAVDPQLDREQVNLAEWALRWQKKGMLEHIIDPYLVGKIKGSSLKKFSETAEKCLSEYGVDRPSMGDVLWNLEHSLQLQESDQEVNVTYANSIGDSEVNVTSSRNPPSSIRLEGDYDNNYSDVSTTKVFSQLMTREAR, from the coding sequence ATGTTCATGTACTGTTTCTTTTCATCTCTCTTTATTACCTTTCACTACAAAATAAAATCTTCAGTTTCTAACTTTTCACAACCAAAAACCATACGTTTTTCTTCCATGGACACTCAAAATCTGATTCTACATTTCATTCTTCTGATTTCCATTCCCTTTTCATTCTCTTCTTTCATTCCTGTAGATAACTATCTTCTCAACTGTGGATCAAATACCAATGTTACCCTTTTCAACAGGCTTTTCATAGGTGATGATGATTTCACCAACAAAGGTTCAATTTTGATCTGTTCAGACAAATCAGTTTCCTtaaccaaccaaaaccctcctCCAAATTTGTCTACTTTGTATCAAACTGCAAGAGTTTTCAACAAAATGGGAAGTTACAGATTCATCTTGAAGCAAAATGGTACCTTCTTTGTTCGTTTTCATTTCTCATCTTTTAAGGCTCAAGGTTTTGATCTTAAAGTTGCAAACTTTAGTGTCTTGGTTAGTGGAAAATTGATATTGAATAGTTTCAATCTTACGGATAGTACTAATGATGCAATTGTTAAAGAGTTTATTTTGAAAGTGGACTCAAATTTGCTTGAAATTGTGTTTATACCTGTTAGTGATTCTGGTTTTGGCTTTGTCAATGGTGTTGAAGTGTTTTCTGCTCCTGGAGATTTTGTTGTAGATTATGGTGCTAGATTTGTTGATCCTTTTGGTGTTAGGGAATACAAGAATCTTTCTTACAATGTTTTAGAAACGATTCATAGGATTAATGTTGGAGGTGTGAAATTAACTCCTTTTAATGATACCCTTTGGAGGACATGGATTCCTGATAGTGATTTTCTGGTTTTTAAGGATGCAGCTAAGGCTGTAGTGAGCACTCACACACCGGATTATCAGAAAGGAGGCGCGACTCGGGAGATCGCGCCCGATAGTGTTTATATGACTGCTCAGGAAATGAATAGGGATAATCAGTCCATTTTAGCTTCACAATTCAACATAACATGGAATTTTCAAGTGGCTTCTATTGGTGTTCGACACTTGGTTCGGTTGCATTTTTGCGATATTGTTAGTCCTTCTCTTAATTTGCTGTACTTTGATGTGTATATTAATAGATATTCGGCGTATAAGGATGTTGATTTGTCGTCGCTTACTTTCCATATGCTCGCATCTCCGGTTTATGTCGATTTCATTGTTGATTCTGATGATTCGGGTGTTATTCAAATAAGTGTTGGCCCTTCTAGTCTTAGTAGTCCAATAAGGACAAATGCGATACTTAATGGCGCCGAGATAATGAAGGTTGTGAATGTTATGGATTCGAGTTCACATGTTGCTCCTAGGAAGAGAAGGTTGTTGGAAGTGTTGATTGGTTCGATTGTTGGAGGAGTTATTTTTTTACTTTTAGTTATAGCTGTTTTTCTAGTTTGTCGCAGACGCATAAAGAAGAAACCGAAACTAAAGACAGTTGAAAGTGTTGGATGGACGCCTTTACGCATGTTTGGAGGGAGTTCACTTAGCAGAATGTCGGAAGGGACGGCTTATCTGTCGCCCGGTTCATACGGACATTTCGGCTTGAAAATTGCTTTTGCTGATATACAATTAGCAACTAACAATTTCGATGAAAGTCTAGTTATAGGATCGGGTGGATTCGGTATGGTTTACAAAGGTGTTCTAAGAGACAATTTGAAGGTTGCTGTCAAAAGAGGCATGCCTGGATCAAGACAAGGTCTACCTGAATTCCAAAGTGAAATAACGATTTTATCCAATATTCGACATCGCCATCTTGTTTCTCTAGTTGGATTTTGCGAAGAGAATTCTGAAATGATACTTGTCTATGAGTATGTCGAAAGAGGGCCACTCAAAGATCATCTATATGGTTCAGAAGGACTGCTTCAACCTTTGTCGTGGAAGAAGCGTCTCGAGATATGCATCGGTGCTGCTCGAGGTCTACACTATCTTCACACCGGTTTCACACAAGGAATCATCCACCGCGACATTAAATCGACCAACATTTTACTCGacgaaaactatgttgctaagGTTGCTGATTTCGGTCTTTCGAGATCAGGACCTTGCATCGACGAAACACATGTGAGTACTAATGTGAAAGGTAGTTTCGGTTATCTTGATCCGGagtattttcgaaggcaacaaCTTACAGATAAATCAGATGTTTATTCGTTCGGCGTTGTTCTTTTCGAGGTTCTTTGTGTTAGACCCGCCGTTGATCCACAACTTGACAGGGAACAAGTGAACTTAGCAGAATGGGCTCTTCGATGGCAGAAAAAGGGTATGTTGGAGCATATTATTGATCCTTATCTTGTTGGTAAGATCAAAGGAAGCTCATTGAAGAAATTTTCTGAAACCGCGGAGAAATGTTTGTCCGAATACGGCGTTGATAGGCCGTCTATGGGGGATGTGTTATGGAATTTGGAGCATTCACTTCAACTTCAAGAAAGTGATCAAGAAGTGAATGTCACATATGCTAATAGCATTGGTGATTCAGAAGTGAATGTTACATCTTCTAGGAATCCTCCTAGCAGCATACGATTAGAGGGAGATTATGATAACAATTATTCTGATGTAAGTACTACCAAAGTTTTTTCTCAACTAATGACTAGGGAAGCGAGATAG